The following proteins come from a genomic window of Sardina pilchardus chromosome 1, fSarPil1.1, whole genome shotgun sequence:
- the dusp5 gene encoding dual specificity protein phosphatase 5, translating to MRVSSIDCRRLKKIIRKECGSCLIVDCRPYFSFSNSNIRGSVNVNLNSVVVRRSRGGPVPLQFVIPDEKALYRLREGSISAVVALDDRTPHFQKLRKDSVAQIVINTLSASGANIYFLKGGYENFHAQFPELCTEMKAVEPIGTGTETERFIGSHCEKLGSYLKPDYDQGPPVELTPFLYLGSAYHASRHDYLADRRITALLNVSRRDTRPAKAQYDYKWIPVEDSHTADISSHFQEAFDFIDRVKQAGGKVLVHCEAGISRSPTICMAYLMRSRRLRLEEAFDVIRKQRAIISPNFSFMGQLLQFEAEVLSTPPPASPSSSVPEASMDSAASAEFGGNGTGPVPALREPASLPRLSIDSASLAGTAEVSGAGTKPPPTPGPRGLAGPSPFFSDDFELGKSWEEPSSVFSFPTSFLSPLPLQSPVRQFKLSPITALP from the exons ATGAGGGTTTCAAGCATAGATTGTCGCCGTTTGAAGAAAATTATCAGAAAGGAATGTGGAAGCTGTCTCATTGTGGATTGCCGACCATACTTTTCTTTTTCGAACTCTAATATTAGAGGTTCGGTCAATGTGAACCTGAATTCCGTTGTCGTCAGGAGATCCAGAGGAGGCCCGGTGCCGCTTCAGTTTGTCATCCCGGACGAGAAGGCTTTGTATCGGCTCCGGGAAGGCAGCATCTCGGCCGTCGTGGCTCTGGACGACCGGACACCTCATTTCCAAAAGCTCAGAAAGGACAGCGTCGCTCAAATAGTGATTAATACACTGTCAGCGAGTGGTGCTAACATCTACTTTCTGAAAG GGGGTTATGAGAACTTCCACGCCCAATTCCCTGAACTTTGCACTGAGATGAAAGCCGTCGAGCCAATCGGAACCGGAACCGAAACCGAGAGATTCATCGGCAGCCACTGTGAGAAACTGGGCTCCTACCTCAAGCCAGATTACGATCAG GGCCCGCCGGTGGAGCTCACCCCTTTCCTCTACCTCGGCAGTGCCTACCACGCCTCCCGACACGACTACCTGGCCGACCGCCGCATCACGGCCCTGCTCAACGTCTCCCGGCGGGACACGCGGCCGGCCAAGGCCCAGTATGACTACAAGTGGATCCCGGTGGAGGACAGCCACACGGCCGACATCAGCTCCCACTTCCAGGAAGCGTTCGACTTCATCG ATCGTGTCAAACAGGCCGGTGGGAAAGTGCTGGTGCACTGCGAAGCTGGCATCTCCCGCTCCCCGACCATCTGCATGGCGTACCTGATGCGGAGCCGCCGCCTGCGGCTGGAGGAGGCCTTCGACGTCATCCGCAAGCAGCGCGCCATCATCTCGCCCAACTTCAGCTTCATGGGCCAGCTGCTGCAGTTCGAGGCGGAGGTGCTCTCGACGCCGCCCCCTgcttccccttcctcctctgtcCCGGAGGCCTCCATGGACTCTGCCGCCTCGGCGGAATTCGGCGGAAATGGCACCGGGCCCGTTCCTGCGCTCCGAGAGCCGGCCTCCTTGCCGAGGCTGTCCATTGACTCTGCCAGCCTGGCGGGAACTGCGGAAGTGTCTGGAGCTGGAAccaagcccccccccacacccggGCCCCGAGGGCTAGCAGGCCCCTCCCCGTTCTTCTCCGATGACTTTGAGCTGGGCAAGAGCTGGGAAGAGCCTTCTTCCGTCTTCTCGTTCCCTACCTCCTTCCTGTCGCCCTTGCCCCTCCAGTCGCCGGTCCGCCAGTTCAAGCTTAGCCCAATAACTGCACTGCCTTAA